One segment of Coffea arabica cultivar ET-39 chromosome 7c, Coffea Arabica ET-39 HiFi, whole genome shotgun sequence DNA contains the following:
- the LOC140010343 gene encoding granule-bound starch synthase 2, chloroplastic/amyloplastic-like, translated as MASSTASFPFVIHPALDNSVIPYSGNHRRPKLPLLAFRPRKFTSDSKFGSCGLLNEGIASLSSCCGSTMTRKLTLQRFNATGSGSGEVQSGEESDDALQATIEKSKRVLAMQKELLNQIAERKKLVSSIKDSIIDQENDSTLSTVNVASANGTEEDEVLTTDEVNAPGKNLLRRETSSSASSLEQSKDTSKEIFQSYKDASAHVNKQSRSATSAVGTSSSKASFDVDSENQLASISTETIPSDLPSFLSETSVKLPLEDKQHEDFEKSSAPEVNVDKEDSGGEKLKAPPLAGINVMNIILVALECAPWSKTGGLGDVAGALPKALARRGHRVMVVAPRYGDYAGAQDTGVRKRYKVDGQDMEVTYFQAYIDSVDFVFIDSPSFRHIGNDIYGGKRVDVLKRMVLFCKAAVEVPWHVPCGGVCYGDGNLVFIANDWHTALLPVYLKAHYRDHGIMKYARCVLVIHNIAHQGRGPVDDFSYVDLPPHYLDLFRLYDPVGGEHLNIFAAGIKTADRVVTVSHGYAWELKTSEGGWGLDGIINENDWKLAGVVNGIDTKDWNPELDVHLQSDGYTNYSLDTLKTGKPQCKEALQKELGLPVRDNVPLIGFIGRLDHQKGVDLIAEAIPWMMGQDVQLVMLGTGRPDLEQMLRQFEGQYSNKIRGWVGFSVKTAHRITAGADILLMPSRFEPCGLNQLYAMCYGTVPVVHAVGGLRDTVQSFNPYNESGLGWTFQRAEANQLINALGNCFLTYREYKNSWEGIQRRGMLQNLSWDNAAEKYEDILVAAKYQW; from the exons ATGGCGTCGTCGACAGCGTCCTTTCCCTTCGTGATTCACCCTGCTTTAGACAATTCAGTTATTCCCTACAGTGGAAATCATCGTCGACCCAAGTTGCCTTTGCTAGCATTTAGGCCGAGGAAGTTTACCAGCGATTCCAAATTTGGAAGTTGTGGGCTTTTGAATGAAGGTATTGCGAGCCTATCTTCATGCTGCGGCTCCACCATGACTAGGAAGTTGACGCTCCAGCGCTTTAACGCCACAGGCAGTGGCTCTGGGGAAGTTCAGAGTGGGGAAGAATCGGACGATGCTTTACAAGCCACAATCGAGAAGAGCAAGAGAGTTCTGGCTATGCAGAAAGAGCTACTTAATCAG ATTGCGGAACGTAAAAAATTAGTTTCATCTATAAAAGATAGCATTATTGACCAGGAGAATGACAGCACCCTTTCAACTGTTAATGTTGCATCAGCCAATGGAACTGAAGAAGATGAGGTACTGACAACTGATGAGGTGAATGCACCTGGAAAGAACCTGCTGCGCAGAGAAACTTCTTCAAGTGCAAGTTCCTTGGAGCAGTCCAAAGACACTAGCAAAGAGATTTTTCAGTCCTATAAAGATGCTTCTGCACATGTAAACAAGCAGTCTAGAAGTGCCACTTCTGCCGTAGGAACTTCCAGTTCAAAGGCTTCCTTTGATGTAGATTCGGAAAACCAATTAGCGAGTATATCAACAGAGACAATTCCATCTGATCTGCCATCCTTTCTCTCAGAGACCAGTGTAAAGTTGCCTTTGGAAGATAAGCAACATGAAGATTTCGAAAAATCAAGTGCACCGGAGGTGAATGTTGATAAAGAAGATTCTGGGGGTGAAAAATTAAAAGCCCCTCCATTGGCTGGCATCAATGTTATGAACATAATATTGGTTGCTTTAGAATGTGCACCATGGTCTAAAACAG GTGGGCTTGGGGATGTTGCTGGAGCTTTACCCAAGGCTTTGGCTCGGCGAGGACATAGAGTTATG GTTGTTGCACCTCGGTATGGCGATTATGCTGGAGCTCAAGATACAGGGGTTCGGAAAAGGTATAAAGTAGATGGTCAG GATATGGAGGTGACATACTTTCAAGCTTACATTGATAGTGTTGATTTTGTTTTCATTGACAGTCCTTCATTTCGACATATTGGAAATGACATATATGGGGGCAAACGTGTG GATGTTTTAAAGCGCATGGTTCTGTTTTGCAAAGCTGCTGTTGAG gtgCCTTGGCATGTTCCATGTGGTGGGGTCTGCTATGGAGATGGAAATTTGGTTTTTATAGCAAATGATTGGCATACAGCATTACTGCCCGTGTATTTGAAGGCACATTATCGTGATCACGGAATAATGAAATATGCCAGATGTGTTCTTGTGATTCATAACATAGCTCACCAG GGTCGCGGTCCTGTGGATGACTTCTCTTATGTTGATCTTCCACCACATTACTTGGACCTTTTTAGGTTGTATGATCCTGTTGGGGGTGAGCACCTCAATATATTTGCCGCAGGGATAAAGACAGCTGATCGTGTTGTCACAGTGAGTCATGGATATGCCTGGGAGTTGAAGACATCTGAAGGTGGTTGGGGCCTGGATGGGATAATCAATGAGAATGACTGGAAACTTGCGGGTGTTGTTAATGGGATTGATACAAAAGATTGGAATCCTGAGTTGGATGTTCATCTTCAGTCAGATGGTTACACAAATTACTCACTAGACACCTTGAAGACTGGCAAACCCCAATGCAAAGAAGCATTGCAGAAGGAGTTAGGTTTGCCTGTCCGTGACAATGTCCCCTTGATTGGTTTTATTGGAAGGCTTGATCACCAGAAAGGGGTTGATCTTATAGCTGAGGCAATTCCTTGGATGATGGGCCAGGATGTGCAGCTGGTCATGTTGGGCACTGGTAGGCCTGACCTTGAACAGATGCTTAGGCAATTTGAAGGACAGTACAGCAACAAAATTAGAGGTTGGGTGGGTTTTTCTGTAAAGACAGCTCACCGGATAACTGCAGGTGCAGACATATTGCTGATGCCGTCAAGATTTGAGCCTTGTGGACTGAATCAGCTCTATGCTATGTGCTATGGTACTGTTCCTGTTGTTCATGCAGTGGGGGGTCTAAGAGATACTGTGCAGTCTTTTAATCCTTATAATGAGTCTGGGCTTGGATGGACATTTCAAAGGGCTGAGGCAAATCAGCTGATCAACGCGCTAGGGAATTGCTTCCTCACATATCGTGAGTACAAAAATAGTTGGGAAGGGATTCAAAGACGGGGTATGTTGCAAAACCTAAGTTGGGATAACGCTGCTGAAAAGTACGAGGACATACTCGTTGCGGCGAAGTACCAGTGGTGA